A region of Haliotis asinina isolate JCU_RB_2024 chromosome 7, JCU_Hal_asi_v2, whole genome shotgun sequence DNA encodes the following proteins:
- the LOC137290659 gene encoding MRG/MORF4L-binding protein-like, with amino-acid sequence MADSESTNWNVDMEVNLFHAMRRHKPAGVNRYFQMMFIHDKLNNASSRKISSKHIWKHLTEMYDLQALNESEIIPFPNKEVEFLLPEVDYHSLMDKPYPRIEQASINAEGEKTEGKGSKSDGKGSSSSNDKNKYDKSTNRGETKGSSTPHSKESKSDSKGTSTPHGKDGKGDNKSGKDSKSDSKGSSTPHGKEGKGEGKASSTPHSTKGSKSGVSGSGGTSASSTPESTPKRKRTRQANSTNASPATPSDSQPTKRGRR; translated from the exons ATGGCTGACTCTGAAAGCACGAACTGGAATGTGGACATGGAAGTGAATCTATTTCACGCAATGAGACGACATAAACCAGCTG GTGTAAATAGGTATTTCCAAATGATGTTCATCCACGATAAGCTGAACAATGCCAGCAGTCGGAAGATCTCCTCCAAGCACATATGGAAACACCTTACTGAGATGTATGATTTACAGGCATTG AATGAATCAGAGATCATTCCCTTCCCAAACAAGGAGGTAGAGTTCCTGCTACCTGAAGTCGACTACCATTCTCTGATGGATAAGCCCTACCCTAGGATTGAACAGGCATCCATCAATGCTGAGGGAGAAAAAACTGAAG GTAAAGGATCAAAGTCTGATGGGAAAGGAAGCAGCTCCTCGaatgataaaaataaatatgacaAATCCACAAACAGAGGTGAAACAAAAGGCTCCTCAACCCCACATTCTAAAGAGAGTAAAAGTGATAGTAAAGGCACATCAACTCCTCATGGGAAAGATGGCAAAGGTGACAATAAATCAGGAAAAGATTCTAAAAGTGACTCTAAAGGTTCCTCAACACCTCATGGTAAAGAAGGCAAGGGGGAGGGAAAAGCCTCCTCCACCCCCCATAGTACAAAGGGAAGTAAGTCTGGGGTGTCTGGGTCAGGCGGCACATCTGCATCCAGCACTCCCGAATCGACACCCAAGAGGAAACGGACACGACAAGCTAATTCTACTAACGCAAGTCCAGCCACGCCATCAGATTCACAGCCCACCAAGAGAGGCAGAAGGTGA